The Etheostoma cragini isolate CJK2018 chromosome 15, CSU_Ecrag_1.0, whole genome shotgun sequence genome window below encodes:
- the tmem220 gene encoding transmembrane protein 220: MGEVCQEVNSWLSVIWRVCNLFMSLFFALATYVQINDPDAGLWMVGYGVPAVLCALIGLSPRLTETLPWRRVADLHVMVSSSVVAMLGWRLYKERITEIFQQEQGREFSGLMLTIVWLLMCRHSGRAPVGMLRVSTAGAITVFPFVAWLYYYVNRELTANWPSHCKTAI, encoded by the exons atggggGAAGTTTGTCAAGAGGTGAACTCATGGCTGTCTGTCATTTGGCGAGTCTGCAACTTGTTCATGTCTTTATTCTTCGCTCTTGCAACATATGTACAG ATCAATGATCCAGACGCGGGGTTATGGATG GTTGGTTACGGTGTCCCTGCAGTCCTGTGTGCACTCATTGGCTTGAGCCCCCGTTTGACAG AGACTTTGCCCTGGAGGCGTGTTGCTGATCTCCATGTGATGGTTTCCAGCTCCGTTGTTGCCATGTTGGGATGGAGACTTTACAAAGAACGGATCACAGAGATCTTCCAACAGGAGCAGGGCAG AGAATTTTCTGGTCTCATGTTGACCATCGTTTGGCTTCTCATGTGTCGCCACTCTGGAAG GGCTCCAGTCGGGATGCTCCGAGTCTCCACAGCTGGTGCCATCACGGTCTTCCCGTTTGTGGCCTGGCTTTACTACTACGTCAACAGGGAGCTGACAGCAAACTGGCCTTCACATTGTAAAACTGCCATTTAG
- the LOC117958776 gene encoding protein SCO1 homolog, mitochondrial-like yields the protein MALCVLYGSPGCRLFHSNVKLLQTYTQTQTARLVHNVLRKGAGLKPALSPRRAHCCPVTVSQWNTWRTTQHSRPFASLPPPPSSGDKKKSGPVTWKSLAITFAIGGTLLGAMKYFKKEKEELIEKERTKSIGRPALGGPFSLIDHNNKPTKSEDFLGQWVLIYFGFTHCPDICPDEIEKMIEVVDEIDKIKSLPNLTPILITIDPARDTAEAMAAYVKEFSPKLIGLTGTTAQIEQVSRSFRVYYSQGPKDEDNDYIVDHTIIMYLVGPDGEFVEYYGQNKRSVEISNSIAAYMRKHKKAK from the exons ATGGCGCTGTGTGTTTTATATGGCAGCCCGGGATGCCGGCTGTTCCACAGTAACGTTAAACTCTTACAAACGTATACCCAGACCCAAACGGCCAGACTCGTACACAATGTTTTACGGAAAGGAGCGGGACTGAAACCCGCACTGTCACCGCGGAGAGCTCACTGCTGCCCG GTGACTGTGAGTCAGTGGAACACCTGGAGAACAACTCAACACTCGAGACCATTTGCCTCGTTACCTCCACCGCCTTCATCAGGGGATAAGAAGAAGTCTGGG CCGGTGACGTGGAAATCTTTGGCGATAACATTTGCTATTGGAGGCACTCTGCTTGGAGCGATGAaatatttcaagaaagaaaaggaagaac TGATTGAAAAAGAGCGGACCAAATCGATTGGTCGACCGGCGCTGGGCGGTCCCTTCTCGCTCATCGATCACAACAACAAGCCCACCAAGAGCGAGGACTTCCTCGGCCAGTGGGTCCTCATCTATTTTGGCTTTACTCACTGCCCCGACATCTGCCCGgatgaaatagaaaaaatgatTGAAGTGGTGGATGAAATAG ATAAAATAAAGTCTCTTCCAAACCTGACACCTATCCTCATCACCATCGATCCTGCAAGGGACACAGCAGAGGCCATGGCTGCATATGTGAAag aattttcCCCGAAGCTTATTGGCCTGACGGGAACAACGGCCCAGATTGAGCAGGTTTCCAGATCCTTCCGAGTGTATTACAGCCAAGGACCAAAGGACGAGGACAACGACTACATA GTGGATCACACCATCATCATGTACCTGGTGGGACCCGACGGAGAATTTGTGGAGTATTATGGACAGAACAAAAGAAGTGTGGAGATCAGCAACTCAATAGCAGCATATATGAGGAAGCACAAGAAGGCAAAGTGA
- the map2k4a gene encoding dual specificity mitogen-activated protein kinase kinase 4a isoform X4 codes for MMLNDGKRKALKLNFANPPIKPATRFTLNTAGPPFQNPHIERLRTHSIESSGKLKISPEQHWDFTAEDLKDLGEIGRGAYGSVNKMVHKPSNQIMAVKRIRSTVDEKEQKQLLMDLDVVMRSSDCPYIVQFYGALFREGDCWICMELMATSLDKFYKFVYCSLDDVIPEEILGKITLATVKALNHLKENLKIIHRDIKPSNILLDRNGNIKLCDFGISGQLVDSIAKTRDAGCRPYMAPERIDPSASRQGYDVRSDVWSLGITLYELATGRFPYPKWNSVFDQLTQVVRGDPPQLSNSDERRFSPKFISFVNVCLTKDESKRPKYKELLKDPFIQMYEERSVDVASYVCRLMDQMPASPSSPMYMD; via the exons ATGATGCTGAATGATG GTAAACGCAAAGCTCTGAAGCTGAACTTTGCCAACCCTCCGATCAAACCCGCGACTAGATTCACACTGAACACAGCCGGGCCGCCCTTTCAAAACCCGCACAT AGAGAGGCTGAGAACGCACAGTATCGAGTCATCAGGAAAGCTGAAGATCTCCCCAGAGCAGCACTGGGACTTCACAGCCGAGGACCTCAAAGATCTGGGCGAGATCGGCCGCGGGGCTTACGGCTCCGTCAATAAGATGGTGCACAAGCCGAGTAACCAGATCATGGCGGTCAAg AGAATTCGGTCAACGGTTGACGAGAAGGAACAGAAGCAGCTGCTGATGGACCTTGACGTGGTCATGAGAAGTAGCGACTGTCCCTACATCGTGCAGTTTTATGGGGCTCTGTTCAGAGAG GGCGACTGTTGGATTTGTATGGAACTTATGGCTACCTCGTTAGACAAGTTTTACAAATTTGTATATTGCTCATTAGACGACGTGATTCCAGAGGAAATATTAGGGAAAATAACATTAGCG ACTGTGAAGGCCCTTAACCACTTAAAAGAAAACTTGAAAATAATCCACAGAG ACATAAAGCCGTCAAACATCCTCCTGGACAGGAACGGCAACATAAAGCTGTGTGACTTTGGCATCAGCGGTCAGCTGGTGGACTCCATCGCCAAAACCCGAGACGCAGGCTGCAGACCCTACATGGCA CCCGAGCGAATAGACCCGAGCGCGTCCAGGCAAGGCTACGACGTCCGCTCAGACGTTTGGAGTCTGGGAATCACACTG TATGAGCTGGCCACAGGCAGGTTCCCCTACCCAAAGTGGAACAGTGTGTTTGACCAGTTAACCCAGGTGGTGAGGGGAGACCCGCCACAACTCAGCAACTCGGACGAGAGGCGCTTCTCTCCCAAATTCATCTCCTTTGTCAACGTGTG CCTTACAAAGGATGAGTCGAAAAGGCCAAAGTACAAAGAGCTACTG AAAGATCCGTTCATCCAGATGTACGAGGAGCGCTCCGTGGATGTAGCGAGTTACGTCTGCAGGCTCATGGATCAGATGCCAGCATCTCCCAGCTCCCCTATGTATATGGACTGA
- the map2k4a gene encoding dual specificity mitogen-activated protein kinase kinase 4a isoform X3: MEFKHTTMATPSPNNSTTSSSHNSSNNAGSAPHHHNQSQSQHITTMSSMQESNTCWRCQSETALKLNFANPPIKPATRFTLNTAGPPFQNPHIERLRTHSIESSGKLKISPEQHWDFTAEDLKDLGEIGRGAYGSVNKMVHKPSNQIMAVKRIRSTVDEKEQKQLLMDLDVVMRSSDCPYIVQFYGALFREGDCWICMELMATSLDKFYKFVYCSLDDVIPEEILGKITLATVKALNHLKENLKIIHRDIKPSNILLDRNGNIKLCDFGISGQLVDSIAKTRDAGCRPYMAPERIDPSASRQGYDVRSDVWSLGITLYELATGRFPYPKWNSVFDQLTQVVRGDPPQLSNSDERRFSPKFISFVNVCLTKDESKRPKYKELLKDPFIQMYEERSVDVASYVCRLMDQMPASPSSPMYMD; the protein is encoded by the exons ATGGaattcaaacacacaacaatggCGACTCCCAGTCCTAACAACTCAACAACATCTAGCAGCCACAACAGCAGCAATAACGCAGGATCTGCACCACACCATCATAACCAATCCCAATCTCAGCACATTACTACAATGAGCAGCATGCAGG AGTCCAACACCTGctggagatgtcagagtgaaacAG CTCTGAAGCTGAACTTTGCCAACCCTCCGATCAAACCCGCGACTAGATTCACACTGAACACAGCCGGGCCGCCCTTTCAAAACCCGCACAT AGAGAGGCTGAGAACGCACAGTATCGAGTCATCAGGAAAGCTGAAGATCTCCCCAGAGCAGCACTGGGACTTCACAGCCGAGGACCTCAAAGATCTGGGCGAGATCGGCCGCGGGGCTTACGGCTCCGTCAATAAGATGGTGCACAAGCCGAGTAACCAGATCATGGCGGTCAAg AGAATTCGGTCAACGGTTGACGAGAAGGAACAGAAGCAGCTGCTGATGGACCTTGACGTGGTCATGAGAAGTAGCGACTGTCCCTACATCGTGCAGTTTTATGGGGCTCTGTTCAGAGAG GGCGACTGTTGGATTTGTATGGAACTTATGGCTACCTCGTTAGACAAGTTTTACAAATTTGTATATTGCTCATTAGACGACGTGATTCCAGAGGAAATATTAGGGAAAATAACATTAGCG ACTGTGAAGGCCCTTAACCACTTAAAAGAAAACTTGAAAATAATCCACAGAG ACATAAAGCCGTCAAACATCCTCCTGGACAGGAACGGCAACATAAAGCTGTGTGACTTTGGCATCAGCGGTCAGCTGGTGGACTCCATCGCCAAAACCCGAGACGCAGGCTGCAGACCCTACATGGCA CCCGAGCGAATAGACCCGAGCGCGTCCAGGCAAGGCTACGACGTCCGCTCAGACGTTTGGAGTCTGGGAATCACACTG TATGAGCTGGCCACAGGCAGGTTCCCCTACCCAAAGTGGAACAGTGTGTTTGACCAGTTAACCCAGGTGGTGAGGGGAGACCCGCCACAACTCAGCAACTCGGACGAGAGGCGCTTCTCTCCCAAATTCATCTCCTTTGTCAACGTGTG CCTTACAAAGGATGAGTCGAAAAGGCCAAAGTACAAAGAGCTACTG AAAGATCCGTTCATCCAGATGTACGAGGAGCGCTCCGTGGATGTAGCGAGTTACGTCTGCAGGCTCATGGATCAGATGCCAGCATCTCCCAGCTCCCCTATGTATATGGACTGA
- the map2k4a gene encoding dual specificity mitogen-activated protein kinase kinase 4a isoform X1, with amino-acid sequence MEFKHTTMATPSPNNSTTSSSHNSSNNAGSAPHHHNQSQSQHITTMSSMQESNTCWRCQSETGFQINLSGAPPSKRKALKLNFANPPIKPATRFTLNTAGPPFQNPHIERLRTHSIESSGKLKISPEQHWDFTAEDLKDLGEIGRGAYGSVNKMVHKPSNQIMAVKRIRSTVDEKEQKQLLMDLDVVMRSSDCPYIVQFYGALFREGDCWICMELMATSLDKFYKFVYCSLDDVIPEEILGKITLATVKALNHLKENLKIIHRDIKPSNILLDRNGNIKLCDFGISGQLVDSIAKTRDAGCRPYMAPERIDPSASRQGYDVRSDVWSLGITLYELATGRFPYPKWNSVFDQLTQVVRGDPPQLSNSDERRFSPKFISFVNVCLTKDESKRPKYKELLKDPFIQMYEERSVDVASYVCRLMDQMPASPSSPMYMD; translated from the exons ATGGaattcaaacacacaacaatggCGACTCCCAGTCCTAACAACTCAACAACATCTAGCAGCCACAACAGCAGCAATAACGCAGGATCTGCACCACACCATCATAACCAATCCCAATCTCAGCACATTACTACAATGAGCAGCATGCAGG AGTCCAACACCTGctggagatgtcagagtgaaacAG GGTTTCAGATAAACCTGTCTGGAGCTCCCCCAA GTAAACGCAAAGCTCTGAAGCTGAACTTTGCCAACCCTCCGATCAAACCCGCGACTAGATTCACACTGAACACAGCCGGGCCGCCCTTTCAAAACCCGCACAT AGAGAGGCTGAGAACGCACAGTATCGAGTCATCAGGAAAGCTGAAGATCTCCCCAGAGCAGCACTGGGACTTCACAGCCGAGGACCTCAAAGATCTGGGCGAGATCGGCCGCGGGGCTTACGGCTCCGTCAATAAGATGGTGCACAAGCCGAGTAACCAGATCATGGCGGTCAAg AGAATTCGGTCAACGGTTGACGAGAAGGAACAGAAGCAGCTGCTGATGGACCTTGACGTGGTCATGAGAAGTAGCGACTGTCCCTACATCGTGCAGTTTTATGGGGCTCTGTTCAGAGAG GGCGACTGTTGGATTTGTATGGAACTTATGGCTACCTCGTTAGACAAGTTTTACAAATTTGTATATTGCTCATTAGACGACGTGATTCCAGAGGAAATATTAGGGAAAATAACATTAGCG ACTGTGAAGGCCCTTAACCACTTAAAAGAAAACTTGAAAATAATCCACAGAG ACATAAAGCCGTCAAACATCCTCCTGGACAGGAACGGCAACATAAAGCTGTGTGACTTTGGCATCAGCGGTCAGCTGGTGGACTCCATCGCCAAAACCCGAGACGCAGGCTGCAGACCCTACATGGCA CCCGAGCGAATAGACCCGAGCGCGTCCAGGCAAGGCTACGACGTCCGCTCAGACGTTTGGAGTCTGGGAATCACACTG TATGAGCTGGCCACAGGCAGGTTCCCCTACCCAAAGTGGAACAGTGTGTTTGACCAGTTAACCCAGGTGGTGAGGGGAGACCCGCCACAACTCAGCAACTCGGACGAGAGGCGCTTCTCTCCCAAATTCATCTCCTTTGTCAACGTGTG CCTTACAAAGGATGAGTCGAAAAGGCCAAAGTACAAAGAGCTACTG AAAGATCCGTTCATCCAGATGTACGAGGAGCGCTCCGTGGATGTAGCGAGTTACGTCTGCAGGCTCATGGATCAGATGCCAGCATCTCCCAGCTCCCCTATGTATATGGACTGA
- the map2k4a gene encoding dual specificity mitogen-activated protein kinase kinase 4a isoform X2 — MEFKHTTMATPSPNNSTTSSSHNSSNNAGSAPHHHNQSQSQHITTMSSMQESNTCWRCQSETGKRKALKLNFANPPIKPATRFTLNTAGPPFQNPHIERLRTHSIESSGKLKISPEQHWDFTAEDLKDLGEIGRGAYGSVNKMVHKPSNQIMAVKRIRSTVDEKEQKQLLMDLDVVMRSSDCPYIVQFYGALFREGDCWICMELMATSLDKFYKFVYCSLDDVIPEEILGKITLATVKALNHLKENLKIIHRDIKPSNILLDRNGNIKLCDFGISGQLVDSIAKTRDAGCRPYMAPERIDPSASRQGYDVRSDVWSLGITLYELATGRFPYPKWNSVFDQLTQVVRGDPPQLSNSDERRFSPKFISFVNVCLTKDESKRPKYKELLKDPFIQMYEERSVDVASYVCRLMDQMPASPSSPMYMD; from the exons ATGGaattcaaacacacaacaatggCGACTCCCAGTCCTAACAACTCAACAACATCTAGCAGCCACAACAGCAGCAATAACGCAGGATCTGCACCACACCATCATAACCAATCCCAATCTCAGCACATTACTACAATGAGCAGCATGCAGG AGTCCAACACCTGctggagatgtcagagtgaaacAG GTAAACGCAAAGCTCTGAAGCTGAACTTTGCCAACCCTCCGATCAAACCCGCGACTAGATTCACACTGAACACAGCCGGGCCGCCCTTTCAAAACCCGCACAT AGAGAGGCTGAGAACGCACAGTATCGAGTCATCAGGAAAGCTGAAGATCTCCCCAGAGCAGCACTGGGACTTCACAGCCGAGGACCTCAAAGATCTGGGCGAGATCGGCCGCGGGGCTTACGGCTCCGTCAATAAGATGGTGCACAAGCCGAGTAACCAGATCATGGCGGTCAAg AGAATTCGGTCAACGGTTGACGAGAAGGAACAGAAGCAGCTGCTGATGGACCTTGACGTGGTCATGAGAAGTAGCGACTGTCCCTACATCGTGCAGTTTTATGGGGCTCTGTTCAGAGAG GGCGACTGTTGGATTTGTATGGAACTTATGGCTACCTCGTTAGACAAGTTTTACAAATTTGTATATTGCTCATTAGACGACGTGATTCCAGAGGAAATATTAGGGAAAATAACATTAGCG ACTGTGAAGGCCCTTAACCACTTAAAAGAAAACTTGAAAATAATCCACAGAG ACATAAAGCCGTCAAACATCCTCCTGGACAGGAACGGCAACATAAAGCTGTGTGACTTTGGCATCAGCGGTCAGCTGGTGGACTCCATCGCCAAAACCCGAGACGCAGGCTGCAGACCCTACATGGCA CCCGAGCGAATAGACCCGAGCGCGTCCAGGCAAGGCTACGACGTCCGCTCAGACGTTTGGAGTCTGGGAATCACACTG TATGAGCTGGCCACAGGCAGGTTCCCCTACCCAAAGTGGAACAGTGTGTTTGACCAGTTAACCCAGGTGGTGAGGGGAGACCCGCCACAACTCAGCAACTCGGACGAGAGGCGCTTCTCTCCCAAATTCATCTCCTTTGTCAACGTGTG CCTTACAAAGGATGAGTCGAAAAGGCCAAAGTACAAAGAGCTACTG AAAGATCCGTTCATCCAGATGTACGAGGAGCGCTCCGTGGATGTAGCGAGTTACGTCTGCAGGCTCATGGATCAGATGCCAGCATCTCCCAGCTCCCCTATGTATATGGACTGA